One Helianthus annuus cultivar XRQ/B chromosome 12, HanXRQr2.0-SUNRISE, whole genome shotgun sequence genomic region harbors:
- the LOC118479236 gene encoding formin-like protein 5 encodes MKKTFDPRGVALLLLVFYLIIHNVSASIKPHQGSVFSGRSRMLRKVSSAPPPPKLGKIKSYVFLRPPPPPLSTLQISGIDSSLRTVRRGSPPAPKPSRPRNFFIFPSPPLRTPPPPPPPPPPPPARMHKRPSKCNVPPPPPPEST; translated from the exons ATGAAGAAGACTTTTGACCCAAGAGGAGTTGCTCTATTATTGCTTGTGTTTTATCTAATCATTCATAATGTTTCTGCTTCAATCAAACCACATCAAG GAAGTGTATTTTCTGGTAGGAGTAGAATGCTTAGAAAGGTGTCGTCAGCGCCGCCGCCGCCAAAGCTAGGTAAAATTAAGAGTTATGTGTTTCTTCGTCCGCCTCCGCCGCCACTATCAACGCTACAAATCAGCGGCATAGATTCAAGTTTGCGTACGGTACGTAGGGGTTCACCCCCGGCACCAAAGCCAAGTCGACCACGGAATTTCTTTATATTTCCTTCACCACCACTTAGGACACCTCCACCACCTCccccaccgccgccaccaccaccagcgCGGATGCATAAACGACCTTCAAAGTGCAACGTCCCTCCACCACCCCCACCGGAGAGTACTTAA
- the LOC110899713 gene encoding uncharacterized protein LOC110899713: MKHHKHPMFQHLLGKVSHTALDLLHGEAIRKLDVLERFNSSCGCQMWQSCGLPCACRIEKYMREERPIQLEDIDVFWRKLNFQSCKLIDDSLDVVEELDVVRQQLQSHPPAQQKSLLSKIKAVLTPTKSTKKPPVVQQNTRGRPTTKQVQERLDEASRIDEELRRSSFGDANTCFEGSRQSKYDKPRHSSYVPS; the protein is encoded by the exons ATGAAACACCACAAACACCCGATGTTTCAACACCTACTTGGAAAAGTATCCCACACTGCCCTTGACTTGTTGCATGGAGAGGCAATTAGGAAGCTAGATGTCTTGGAGCGCTTTAattcatcatgtggttgccaaATGTGGCAGAGCTGTGGGTTGCCCTGTGCTTGTAGGATAGAAAAGTACATGCGTGAAG AGCGTCCGATTCAACTCGAAGACATAGACGTCTTCTGGCGGAAACTTAACttccaaagttgtaaattgatagACGACTCCCTTGACGTGGTCGAAGAGCTAGATGTTGTTAGACAACAATTACAGTCGCACCCTCCAGCTCAGCAAAAAAGCCTGCTTTCAAAGATTAAAGCGGTGTTGACTCCAACGAAATCTACCAAGAAACCACCGGTTGTCCAACAAAATACTCGTGGCCGACCAACAACAAAGCAGGTACAAGAAAGGTTGGACGAGGCCTCTCGTATAGATGAAGAATTGAGGAGAAGCTCCTTCGGTGATGCAAACACGTGCTTTGAAGGTTCACGACAAAGTAAGTACGATAAACCTCGCCACAGCTCGTACGTTCCGTCTTAA
- the LOC118484687 gene encoding uncharacterized protein LOC118484687: MEDDLMPGDDIHIEPVQQGPRRRQRPPVDTLQGHPYLEFPDGTDAARHCQKLRRMHVGSHASIDWDAMEEIAETPRVRRFIPIDSPWHRLFDLAHTPTYRELLVEFISSFTFHPPGEPVPIPYPGAPPPPEVSFRLAGVQRSMTLAEFAVRCGLYMQEEIETEIYTAGLVVVEKPTLVGFWQVIAGADHWEHDKSKGRVSFVSDPLYRYLHHLLATSISARGYSREWCTTTDLFFLYCLLYRRLCALAHGLAQYFASGHHRQERGFLYGGAYVTVIARSLGLVPHQDPHLRTPAIMPTRMGMQSLWGMRVIKRFPVGPRFKNREGGVWREEALPEHFEDVHPPADPADVVPVEDPPEDLDGAAVPQPPPPAGAPQFPRHVIRGGAPGAALHPDVRARLDRLDDLVGWLVRAEQDRREREGLPPIPLPPVRAPHQQQQPQQPHQPQQQHQDSDSDLDA; encoded by the exons ATGGAGGACGATCTGATGCCGGGCGATGACATTCACATAGAGCCGGTTCAGCAGGGTCCACGACGGAGACAGCGACCGCCTGTGGATACGTTGCAGGGGCATCCCTATCTAGAGTTTCCCGACGGCACTGACGCCGCCCGTCATTGCCAGAAGCTTAGGAGGATGCACGTTGGATCGCATGCATCGATCGACTGGGATGCGATGGAGGAGATTGCTGAGACGCCGAGAGTGCGTCGGTTTATACCTATCGATTCGCCGTGGCATCGTCTTTTTGATTTGGCGCACACGCCGACCTACAGGGAGCTGCTGGTCGAGTTCATTTCGTCATTCACATTTCACCCTCCTGGGGAGCCAGTGCCGATTCCGTACCCAG GTGCTCCCCCTCCGCCTGAGGTTTCTTTCAGGCTTGCTGGCGTTCAGCGTTCGATGACGCTAGCAGAGTTTGCGGTGCGCTGTGGTTTATACATGCAGGAGGAGATCGAGACTGAGATCTACACAGCGGGGCTAGTGGTGGTTGAAAAACCCACTCTTGTTGGGTTTTGGCAGGTGATTGCGGGGGCGGATCATTGGGAGCATGACAAGTCGAAGGGGAGGGTGTCGTTTGTTAGCGACCCACTATACAG GTATCTGCACCATTTGCTCGCCACTTCTATATCAGCGCGCGGCTACAGCCGTGAGTGGTGTACGACCACAGATCTTTTTTTCCTATATTGTTTGTTGTATAGGAGGCTGTGCGCGCTAGCACACGGTCTAGCCCAGTACTTCGCCTCCGGCCATCACCGGCAGGAGCGCGGATTTTTGTATGGCGGGGCGTACGTGACCGTCATTGCCCGTTCATTGGGCCTCGTACCACATCAGGACCCACATCTACGGACGCCGGCCATCATGCCGACGCGGATGGGTATGCAGTCGCTATGGGGGATGAGGGTTATCAAGAGGTTCCCGGTTGGCCCGCGGTTTAAAAACCGCGAGGGGGGCGTATGGAGAGAGGAGGCCCTACCAGAGCATTTCGAGGACGTTCATCCTCCTGCAGATCCTGCTGATGTAGTGCCCGTGGAGGACCCTCCGGAGGATCTAGACGGTGCAGCGGTGCCACAGCCACCGCCACCTGCCGGGGCACCTCAGTTTCCACGTCACGTTATTCGAGGTGGTGCCCCAGGAGCTGCGCTACATCCGGATGTACGAGCCAGGCTTGACAGGCTCGACGATTTGGTAGGTTGGTTGGTACGGGCGGAGCAggatagacgagagagagagggattacccccgataccgcttccaccggttcgagcaccacatcagcagcagcagccgcagcagccgcaccagccgcagcagcagcatcaggattcagattcggatttggatgcatag
- the LOC110901937 gene encoding cyclin-dependent protein kinase inhibitor SMR6-like: protein MSMRIAEKAMESESAATKTWVISGIQFMTPLKPIYTKKGIRKHHQEEDEEERECCTTPTTPESRIPVLNCPGAPRKRKAVSRGYCNGVREYFKTPELESVLIRCVERS, encoded by the coding sequence ATGAGCATGAGAATTGCAGAAAAAGCAATGGAATCGGAATCAGCAGCAACCAAGACATGGGTCATCTCCGGAATTCAATTCATGACTCCATTGAAGCCAATTTACACAAAGAAAGGAATCAGAAAACATCaccaagaagaagatgaagaagaaagggaATGTTGCACCACTCCCACAACACCGGAATCCAGGATTCCGGTGTTGAATTGCCCCGGTGCACCCAGGAAGAGAAAGGCGGTTTCGAGAGGTTATTGTAATGGCGTTAGAGAATATTTCAAGACTCCGGAATTGGAAAGTGTACTCATACGTTGTGTTGAAAGATCATAA